Part of the Shewanella eurypsychrophilus genome is shown below.
TATCCGAGTGGATTAAGGTGAAAGAATCTCTGACACTCTTTGTTTTAGCACTGGTAATATATCGGTCTCAAATTGAGGGTGGCGCTTAATCCAGATATTATTTCGCGGGCTTGGATGTGGTAAAACGATGTTTTCGGGCCAATACTCTTGCCAGTTCATTACAGCGTCAGTTACCGATAGTTTCTTGGGTTGAGCATTAGTTTTGGCTTGAGCATGAGTTAAGTGATAGTCGATAGCATATTGGCCAAGAATAATAGTGAGTTCAACGTGATTGAGCTCTTTTAAAACAGATGCTCGCCATGTCTTAGCACATTGGGCCATAGGCGGTTTATCACCGGATTTTTTACCATTTCTGATGATGGTGCCAGGGAAGCAAAACCCCATGGGCAGAATGGCAAAAAGCCGGTCATCGTAAAATTGCTCTTCTGTCACCCCTAACCAGTCTCTCAGCCTTTTGCCACTCGCGTCGTGAAAGGGGAGGCCTTTCTCGTGGGCTTTTATGCCTGGGGCTTGCCCGGCGATAAGTATTTTAGAATGTTGAGATAACTGAACTATTGGCTTTGCAGGCAGAGGCAGATCAGCCTGGCATAAGTGACAGGCTAATATTTGCTGTTTGAGGTTAATAACTGCATTCATGAGCATTATTCACAGGTATGAAGCATCATTATGACTCATTTATTGTGTGAAGGCTTGCCAGGTTTGTACTCCCCAGTTAGCGACAACTAAATACCCGCAAATAAGCACTAGTGCACTAGCTACTCGGTTTTTGATATTTGCATTGCTGATAAATGCGACATGGGCGGCAGCAATAGCAAAAATTGCAATGGGTTGTATCAGATAGGAGAGGGCCAGGAATCCTGCAGCCCCAATAGTGAGCAGCAAACTCGTGTAGCTATGTTGTTCTTTTTGATG
Proteins encoded:
- a CDS encoding uracil-DNA glycosylase family protein, with amino-acid sequence MLMNAVINLKQQILACHLCQADLPLPAKPIVQLSQHSKILIAGQAPGIKAHEKGLPFHDASGKRLRDWLGVTEEQFYDDRLFAILPMGFCFPGTIIRNGKKSGDKPPMAQCAKTWRASVLKELNHVELTIILGQYAIDYHLTHAQAKTNAQPKKLSVTDAVMNWQEYWPENIVLPHPSPRNNIWIKRHPQFETDILPVLKQRVSEILSP